One window of Calonectris borealis chromosome 28, bCalBor7.hap1.2, whole genome shotgun sequence genomic DNA carries:
- the NFILZ gene encoding NFIL3 like protein, with protein MENFMAPLSTVSELALQQSKAKLLHGKVSGPSRRKREFMPDEKKDNMYWEKRRKNNEAAKRSREKRRLNDFAMESQLAALSEENAVLRTELLSLKLRFGLISPDTSTYQGHSLQDFLGVYFRGQRAASPLLEAEPFAGESCFFTTKNFVPTVLEPADFSCKTFGPSRNILGCDSKPAPMDATGLQQPKSLDAAFRSTVCSPFLSYHYPDKYAFRLPLSGSPCFLCPSPWSAEMSKESTTTVSDEDNEQQVPKTSPLPPCSLPCPSEDHSKGRSYAALPHKLRIKTKALSSLEESGLDSH; from the coding sequence ATGGAAAACTTCATGGCACCGCTGAGCACCGTCAGTGAGCTTGCGCTTCAGCAGAGCAAGGCTAAGCTCCTCCACGGCAAGGTGAGCGGTCCCTCCCGGCGCAAGCGGGAGTTCATGCCGGATGAGAAGAAGGACAACATGTACTGGGAGAAGAGGCGCAAGAACAACGAGGCGGCCAAGCGCTCACGGGAGAAGAGGCGCCTCAATGACTTCGCCATGGAGAGCCAGTTGGCTGCTCTCAGCGAGGAGAACGCCGTCCTCAGGACAGAGCTGCTCTCCCTGAAGCTGCGGTTTGGGCTCATCAGCCCAGACACCAGTACCTACCAGGGCCACTCCCTCCAGGACTTCCTGGGAGTTTATTTCAGAGGGCAAAGAGCCGCCTCCCCACTCCTTGAGGCTGAGCCCTTTGCTGGGGAATCCTGCTTCTTCACAACGAAGAACTTTGTGCCGACAGTGCTGGAGCCAGCTGACTTTTCCTGCAAAACCTTTGGCCCATCCAGAAACATCCTCGGCTGTGACTCAAAGCCAGCTCCCATGGACGCAACTGGCCTTCAGCAGCCAAAGAGCCTTGATGCAGCCTTCAGATCCACAGTTTGCTCTCCATTCCTCAGTTACCACTACCCAGACAAATATGCTTTCCGTTTGCCTTTGTCAGGCAGTCCCTGCTTCTTGTGCCCTTCCCCCTGGTCAGCTGAGATGAGCAAAGAAAGCACCACAACTGTCTCAGATGAAGATAATGAGCAACAAGTGCCCAaaacttctcctctccctccatgcagcctgccctgcccttcAGAAGATCATTCGAAGGGCCGGAGCTATGCTGCCCTACCTCACAAGCTCCGGATTAAGACCAAAGCCCTCAGCAGCTTGGAGGAAAGCGGCCTGGACTCCCACTGA
- the LOC142093690 gene encoding LOW QUALITY PROTEIN: actin-like protein 9 (The sequence of the model RefSeq protein was modified relative to this genomic sequence to represent the inferred CDS: inserted 3 bases in 3 codons; deleted 2 bases in 2 codons; substituted 1 base at 1 genomic stop codon), whose product MGCVGGSPTGWVSPGGECTAAQLCRDGGVGAPQTWHQDHLGAGTHSPMFALLECHQDHTGLGSVSTISSNTSSSSSSEELELGTGAVMIDMGTRTXKAGFSGQQTPIAKMNTHGVGPRVGRRQVRGEEALLYPDTENIEPMQNSIITSWEASKTLWQHLFGHELQVTPEEYALLITEPPLSPITHREKMVEAVFESLLGSPSLFVAHQPVLSTYAHGRTSSLPHQSMRATAWHKRLDLVGSCFSSYLTLLGDVGYMLSSEMAHMVEDIKHKCCYVASNFESECQLPPLSCTLDFPLPDGQTISLSKERIQXLFNPLPKWGISYVGIHEMAWRNLNQLPGEIRSIMYKSILLCRGSSLFERLERRFCSELPQSLPPNTKVRVAAMPLQRYSAWVXGSTLTCLKSFQTWXTRRDEYDEEGPRIVHQRCY is encoded by the exons ATGGGGTGTGTGGGGGGCAGCCCCACAGGGTGGGTTTCCCCTGGGGGGGAATGTActgctgcccagctctgcagggatggtggggtgggggctccccaAACCTGGCACCAGGACCATCTAGGAGCAGGGACTCACTCCCCAATGTTTGCACTCCTCGAATGTCACCAGGACCACACAGGCCTGGGGTCTGTAAGCACCATCTCCTCTAACACCTCCAGTTCCTCCTCAAGTGAGGAACTGGAATTGGGAACAGGAGCAGTGATGATCGATATGGGCACAAGAA GTAAAGCAGGGTTTTCTGGACAACAGACACCCATAGCCAAAATGAACACCCATGGCGTGGGCCCCAGGGTGGGGAGAAGACAGGTCCGAGGAGAGGAAGCCTTGCTTTACCCTGACACTGAAAATATTGAGCCAATGCAGAACAGCATCATCACCAGTTGGGAAGCATCCAAAACTCTGTGGCAGCATCTGTTTGGCCATGAGCTTCAGGTCACC CCCGAGGAGTATGCACTGCTCATCACTGAGCCCCCGCTCAGCCCCATCACCCACCGAGAGAAGATGGTAGAGGCAGTGTTCGAGTCT CTCCTGGGCTCCCCCAGTCTCTTTGTCGCCCACCAGCCTGTCCTCTCCACCTACGCCCACGGCAGAACCAGCAGTCTGCCACACCAGTCCATGAGGGCTACAGCTTGGCACAAGAGGCTAGACCTGGTGGGGTCATGCTTCTCCTCGTACCTGACACTTTTGGGGGACGTGGGGTACATGCTCAGCAGCGAGATGGCCCATATGGTGGAAGACATCAAGCACAAGTGCTGCTACGTTGCTTCCAACTTTGAGAGCGAGTGCCAGCTCCCGCCACTCAGCTGCACCCTGGATTTTCCCCTGCCCGATGGCCAGACCATCAGCCTCAGCAAGGAGAGGATTC AGCTCTTCAATCCTCTGCCAAAGTGGGGTATTTCCTATGTTGGCATCCATGAAATGGCCTGGAGAAACCTCAACCAACTTCCAGGAGAAATCAGGTCAATAATGTACAAGAGCATCCTCCTGTGCAGAGGGTCCTCTCTCTTTGAGAGGCTAGAGAGGAGGTTTTGCAGTGAGCTCCCCCAAAGTCTGCCCCCCAACACCAAAGTCAGGGTGGCTGCCATGCCGCTGCAGAGGTACTCAGCATGGG GGGGTTCCACCCTCACCTGCCTCAAGAGCTTCCAGACATGGTGAACCCGAAGGGATGAGTATGATGAAGAGGGGCCACGCATCGTCCACCAGAGATGCTACTGA